One stretch of Rosistilla oblonga DNA includes these proteins:
- a CDS encoding APC family permease, whose protein sequence is MTSLVCLVVANMIGAGVYTTSGYSLQALGSPIRVLAMWAIAAIIAIAGAICYGGLSRQLVRSGGEYLFLSRAVHPLAGFMAGWISLLAGFTGAIAFAATTFVNYLPAQLKIDSDEEKMLVAVALIACAALLHLFRTGTGAIGQNILVGIKLVAISLFIAIGVASIDWPAQFAASASAAAPGPGISTYANQLMWISFSFAGFNASIYVAGEAKLGRRTVRRSMLFATLGVSLLYLLINAIFLFATATDAIVGRGDIAAVVADHLGGESLGLAVQLLVALSLATSVSAMLQAGPRVYVKMAEDGMLPSWLIPGDGVPRTAILVQAALATLLVCVASIQDLLDYTSFLLSVSAAATVLCLLLPRFRGVPGKRPVILWPLLPASFGTVTLGIAVIGCLYRYQQSPTSLLLSLAVVASGIVVYSLRPKREGLR, encoded by the coding sequence ATGACGTCGCTGGTTTGTTTGGTAGTCGCCAATATGATCGGCGCCGGCGTATACACGACCAGCGGATATTCGCTGCAGGCCTTGGGTTCGCCGATCCGCGTGTTGGCGATGTGGGCGATCGCGGCGATCATCGCCATCGCAGGAGCGATCTGTTACGGCGGGCTATCGCGGCAATTGGTCCGCAGCGGCGGGGAATATCTGTTCCTCTCGCGAGCCGTTCATCCGTTGGCCGGGTTCATGGCCGGATGGATCTCGCTGCTCGCGGGATTTACCGGCGCGATCGCCTTCGCCGCCACCACGTTTGTGAACTACCTGCCAGCTCAGTTGAAGATCGATTCGGACGAAGAGAAGATGCTCGTCGCCGTCGCTTTGATCGCCTGTGCAGCTCTGCTGCATCTGTTTCGAACCGGCACCGGCGCGATCGGCCAGAACATCTTGGTTGGCATCAAGTTGGTGGCGATCAGCCTGTTCATCGCCATCGGCGTCGCATCGATCGATTGGCCAGCGCAGTTCGCGGCGTCGGCATCGGCGGCAGCACCGGGGCCGGGCATTTCTACCTACGCGAACCAATTGATGTGGATCTCGTTCAGCTTTGCCGGCTTCAACGCATCGATTTACGTCGCCGGCGAAGCCAAGTTGGGACGCAGAACGGTTCGCCGATCGATGTTGTTTGCCACGCTCGGCGTGTCGCTCCTCTACTTGTTAATCAACGCGATCTTCTTATTTGCGACAGCAACGGATGCGATCGTCGGTCGCGGCGATATCGCTGCCGTCGTAGCCGATCACCTCGGGGGCGAATCGCTTGGATTGGCAGTGCAATTGCTGGTCGCGCTGTCGTTGGCGACTAGCGTTTCGGCAATGCTGCAAGCCGGCCCACGCGTCTATGTGAAGATGGCGGAAGATGGGATGTTGCCAAGCTGGTTAATCCCGGGCGATGGCGTGCCGCGGACTGCGATCCTCGTGCAAGCCGCATTGGCGACGCTGTTGGTCTGCGTGGCTTCGATCCAAGATCTGCTGGACTACACAAGCTTTCTGCTCTCGGTCAGCGCCGCGGCAACGGTGCTGTGCCTGTTGCTGCCCAGATTCCGCGGCGTGCCGGGGAAACGGCCAGTGATCCTATGGCCGCTGTTGCCCGCCAGTTTCGGAACGGTGACGCTGGGAATCGCGGTCATCGGTTGCCTGTATCGTTATCAACAGAGTCCGACCAGCCTGCTGTTGAGCCTCGCGGTGGTGGCTTCGGGGATCGTGGTCTACAGCTTGCGGCCCAAACGCGAGGGCTTGCGGTAG
- a CDS encoding DUF1501 domain-containing protein, giving the protein MSIFADPTAPRSIVRRDFLRQLSAAGTAALAAGAPRALASEAGGAVEHPRPTADACILLWMGGGMAAPDTFDPKRYLPYKPGLKVADMLSTFPAIDTAVDSIKICEGLENIAGVLDQGTLIRSHVQPDLGSILHSRHQYHWHTGYVPPQTVAAPHIGAWMSRVLGPRNDVMPAFINIGQRLEGVGESEELKAFTTAGFFGSEFGPMNLPYPDQAAVSVRPPKGMQAQRFADRNRLFRRLVDASPNRDFMSDYQQESMLRSMDSAYRLLSSRDRQAFDITREPKESFDRYNTGRFGQGCLLARRLVESGARFVEVTTEYVPFLHWDTHNDGHVTLQRMHREIDRPVAQLITDLQQRGLLDRTLVILASEFSRDALMEGQPGSNANDQATAKVDVLSELKHYGLHRHFTGGSSVLMFGGGMKQGFLYGATAPERPLMAIENPVSIEDLHATIMTAMGISPQTGFDIEGRPFYVTEDGKGRAVQDLFA; this is encoded by the coding sequence ATGAGTATCTTCGCCGACCCCACCGCTCCCCGATCGATAGTTCGTCGCGACTTCTTGCGTCAGTTGTCCGCTGCGGGAACCGCGGCGTTGGCGGCCGGTGCGCCGCGGGCTCTGGCGTCCGAAGCGGGCGGCGCGGTAGAGCATCCTCGCCCGACGGCAGACGCTTGTATTCTGTTGTGGATGGGGGGCGGCATGGCGGCGCCAGACACCTTCGATCCCAAACGCTACCTGCCGTACAAACCGGGGCTGAAGGTGGCCGACATGTTGAGCACCTTTCCGGCGATCGATACCGCTGTCGATTCGATCAAGATCTGCGAGGGGCTGGAGAACATCGCCGGCGTGCTGGACCAAGGGACCCTGATTCGATCGCACGTGCAACCCGATCTCGGCAGCATCTTGCACTCTCGCCATCAATACCATTGGCATACCGGCTACGTTCCGCCGCAAACCGTCGCGGCACCGCACATCGGTGCCTGGATGTCGCGGGTGCTGGGACCGCGGAATGACGTCATGCCGGCATTCATTAATATCGGTCAACGGCTGGAGGGAGTCGGGGAGAGCGAAGAGCTGAAGGCGTTCACGACGGCTGGTTTTTTTGGCAGCGAATTTGGCCCGATGAATCTTCCTTATCCCGACCAAGCTGCGGTCTCGGTGCGGCCGCCAAAAGGGATGCAGGCCCAGCGGTTTGCCGATCGCAACCGATTGTTCCGGCGACTTGTCGACGCCAGCCCCAACCGGGATTTCATGAGCGATTACCAGCAGGAATCGATGTTGCGATCGATGGATTCCGCCTATCGATTGTTGAGCAGCCGCGATCGCCAAGCGTTCGACATCACGCGAGAACCGAAGGAGAGCTTCGATCGGTACAACACCGGTCGCTTCGGGCAGGGATGTCTGTTGGCCCGGCGGTTGGTCGAATCGGGAGCTCGGTTTGTCGAAGTCACCACCGAATACGTTCCCTTCCTGCACTGGGACACGCACAACGATGGCCATGTCACACTGCAGCGGATGCATCGCGAGATCGATCGCCCGGTGGCTCAATTGATCACCGATCTGCAACAGCGCGGGCTGTTGGACCGAACGCTTGTGATCTTGGCTTCGGAATTCAGCCGGGATGCTTTGATGGAGGGCCAGCCGGGATCCAATGCCAACGATCAAGCGACCGCCAAAGTCGATGTGTTAAGCGAGTTGAAACACTATGGGTTGCACCGACACTTCACCGGCGGATCGAGCGTCTTGATGTTTGGTGGCGGTATGAAACAGGGCTTCCTGTATGGTGCCACCGCGCCGGAGCGACCGCTGATGGCGATCGAAAATCCCGTATCGATTGAAGATCTGCACGCGACGATCATGACCGCGATGGGGATCAGCCCGCAGACCGGTTTCGATATCGAAGGCCGCCCGTTTTATGTCACCGAAGATGGCAAGGGGCGTGCGGTCCAGGATCTGTTTGCTTGA
- a CDS encoding DUF962 domain-containing protein, with protein MAGKSADEWFAEYELSHRNPVNKRIHWICVPVIAAAFLGLLWELPAPRQSWITINWSIVAMLAAFAFYIRMSLRLAIGMAIAFALLACGFIAYRQTLATPLWIPSLALFVIAWIGQFIGHQIEGKKPAFFQDLQFLLIGPAWVLRDFYRRMGW; from the coding sequence ATGGCGGGAAAATCGGCTGACGAATGGTTTGCGGAATACGAGCTGAGTCACCGCAACCCGGTCAACAAACGGATCCATTGGATCTGCGTCCCTGTGATCGCCGCCGCGTTCTTGGGGTTGCTGTGGGAGCTGCCCGCCCCGCGGCAATCCTGGATCACGATCAACTGGAGCATCGTCGCGATGCTCGCCGCTTTTGCTTTCTACATTCGCATGTCGCTACGCCTTGCGATCGGGATGGCGATCGCTTTCGCGCTGCTTGCCTGCGGCTTTATCGCCTACCGCCAAACGCTCGCCACGCCTCTTTGGATCCCATCGCTGGCGCTGTTTGTGATCGCTTGGATCGGCCAATTCATCGGCCACCAAATCGAAGGCAAGAAGCCGGCTTTTTTTCAAGACCTTCAGTTTCTACTGATCGGGCCGGCATGGGTGCTGAGAGATTTCTACCGCCGGATGGGATGGTAG
- a CDS encoding sugar phosphate isomerase/epimerase family protein, producing the protein MSASFSFSRRDLLRTAAPVATAAMFAPSAFAWQSKSKILNTLKIGMVKIDGASLEERFRVVKEVGFDGIEMNSPGMDVAETKAAIKATGLVVDGTVCAGHWGIRHTSPDAATRAKALENLKIALRDTKAVGGDTVLLVVGKGEDGPEQEIWERSVENISKAVPLAEELNMKIAIENVWNQFLYDHEGDSNQSADKFVKYVDEFNSPAVGMQFDIGNHWKYGNTGDWIRTLGKRIVKLDSKGFSRANNRFTKIGEGDIDWKDVRAALTEIGFEGWCAAEVGGGGKERLAEVLANMKRTLG; encoded by the coding sequence ATGAGTGCATCGTTTTCCTTTTCTCGTCGCGATCTTTTGCGGACCGCAGCTCCCGTTGCGACCGCTGCAATGTTCGCCCCTTCGGCTTTTGCTTGGCAGAGCAAATCGAAGATCCTCAACACCTTGAAGATCGGGATGGTCAAGATCGATGGGGCGTCGTTGGAAGAGCGTTTCCGCGTCGTCAAAGAAGTTGGATTCGACGGCATCGAGATGAACTCTCCCGGAATGGATGTCGCCGAAACCAAAGCCGCGATCAAAGCGACCGGTCTGGTTGTCGACGGCACCGTTTGCGCTGGTCATTGGGGAATTCGGCACACGAGCCCCGATGCAGCGACCCGCGCCAAGGCGCTCGAAAATTTGAAGATCGCACTTCGCGACACCAAAGCTGTCGGCGGCGACACGGTGCTGTTGGTTGTCGGTAAAGGCGAGGATGGCCCCGAGCAAGAGATCTGGGAGCGCTCGGTCGAGAACATCTCCAAAGCCGTTCCGTTGGCAGAAGAATTGAACATGAAGATCGCTATCGAAAACGTCTGGAATCAATTCCTGTACGATCACGAAGGCGATTCGAATCAATCGGCAGATAAGTTCGTGAAGTATGTCGATGAGTTCAACTCACCCGCCGTTGGCATGCAGTTCGACATCGGCAACCACTGGAAATACGGTAACACCGGCGATTGGATCCGCACGCTTGGCAAGCGGATCGTCAAGCTCGACTCCAAGGGGTTCTCGCGAGCCAACAACCGCTTCACCAAGATCGGCGAAGGCGACATCGATTGGAAAGACGTCCGCGCCGCGCTGACCGAGATCGGTTTCGAGGGTTGGTGTGCAGCCGAAGTTGGCGGTGGTGGAAAAGAGCGTTTGGCCGAGGTGCTGGCCAACATGAAACGAACGCTCGGTTAA